From Quercus lobata isolate SW786 chromosome 1, ValleyOak3.0 Primary Assembly, whole genome shotgun sequence, one genomic window encodes:
- the LOC115989443 gene encoding putative receptor-like protein kinase At3g47110 — translation MDHLLMNTRPLFSLTYRAIFLLFLSLSISKFSLATTLPNETDKLALLEFKSHIDSPLNVLASWNDSFHFCHWVGVTCGNQHQRVIGLDLKNKKLVGTISPHIGNLSFLRSLDLASNSFHGGIPSEVGYLTRLRNLNLSYNPILGGEIPVNLSYCSNLQYLDLKYNDLVQGIPSELGFLSKLQILILRNNQLSGRFPPSLGNLSSLQNLSFVYNNLEGEIPNTVAQMKSLIYFHVGINHLSGVFPSSLYNLSSLTHIALANNNFTGNLNPDLGFIFQNLQILWIGLNQFTGTIPVSLSNVSDIHSLSLGHNYFTGTIPMSFGNLRNLQKFHASNNLLGNYSVYDLSFLSSLNNCSQLQFLFVNDNQLGGELPNSITNLSIQLLRLRLNDNSIGGSIPTRISNLVSLIELNLGANLLTGNIPSSIGKLSNLNALYLNENKLIGEIPSSFNNMTQLLYLYMDSNSLEGSIPPSLSMCSHLQKVILCHNKLNGTIPVQLLGLPLIQINLSHNSLTGFLPPDFGNLKFLIALDVSYNKFSKEIPAQLGACLALETLYMQVNSFEGTIPDLSQLEGIQYLDLSNNNLSGQIPRYMINFPMQNLNLSFNNLEGEVPIEGVFGNASAVEVKGNIGLCGGIQKLHLQACPKKPRKHFALKLKLAISIAAAFCLTLFSLIALSWLKKSKKKCLSISTFGPSYQKISYKELRNATDGFSLKNLIGTGNFGSVYKGKLGLDETIVAVKVLNCQKQGASKSFIAECEALRNIRHRNLVKILTACSSIDFEGNDFKALVYEFMPNGSLEMWLHSEDGVKQLRSLNLLQRINIALDVASALFYLHRHCQTPIIHCDIKPSNILLDDDLNAHISDFGLARLLSKSGKEAFHNQLSSVGIKGTVGYVAPEYGMGSQLSTNGDVYSFGILLLEMLTGRRPTDKLFKDDLNLHNFVKLALPRRVMEIVDHSIFNEVGESDNMVTSWSDWTSGHTECLILVFQIGLACSAESPIDRMDMSRVSLELLSSRRKILLDRKS, via the exons ATGGATCATCTGCTTATGAATACACGACCACTCTTCTCACTAACCTACCGTGCCATCTTTCTTCTATTCCTCTCCTTATCGatctcaaaattttccttaGCTACTACACTTCCAAACGAAACTGATAAACTTGCACTGCTCGAATTCAAGTCCCATATAGATAGCCCACTTAATGTCCTGGCTTCTTGGAATGACTCTTTCCATTTCTGCCACTGGGTTGGGGTCACTTGTGGCAACCAACACCAAAGAGTCATCGGTTTGgacctaaaaaacaaaaagttggtTGGCACCATATCACCCCACATTGGAAATCTTTCTTTCCTTCGATCCCTTGACCTTGCAAGTAACTCTTTCCATGGTGGAATTCCCTCAGAAGTTGGTTACTTGACCAGGCTTCGAAATTTGAACCTGAGTTATAATCCAATATTGGGAGGGGAAATTCCAGTCAATCTTTCTTATTGTTCCAACCTACAGTATCTTGATCTCAAGTACAACGATTTAGTACAAGGAATCCCTTCAGAACTTGGCTTTTTGTCAAAACTTCAGATACTAATTCTTAGAAACAATCAGCTAAGTGGAAGGTTCCCACCTTCTCTGGGGAACTTGTCCTCTCTCCAAAATCTTTCGTTTGTATATAACAATTTGGAGGGAGAAATCCCAAATACAGTAGCCCAGATGAAAAGCTTGATATATTTTCATGTAGGAATAAATCATCTTTCTGGTGTGTTTCCATCTTCCCTTTACAATTTATCATCACTCACACATATTGCCTTGGCTAATAACAACTTCACTGGTAACCTCAACCCTGACTTGggctttatttttcaaaatctccAGATACTTTGGATAGGATTAAACCAATTTACAGGAACCATTCCAGTTTCATTGTCCAATGTCTCAGACATTCACTCGCTTAGTCTTGGTCATAATTATTTCACAGGAACCATACCTATGAGTTTTGGTAATCTACGAAATCTTCAAAAGTTTCATGCTTCTAATAATCTTCTTGGAAATTATTCAGTTTATGATTTGAGTTTTTTGAGTTCTTTGAACAACTGCAGCCAGTTACAGTTTCTGTTTGTCAACGACAACCAATTGGGAGGTGAACTGCCTAACTCCATAACAAACCTCTCAATCCAATTATTACGGCTTCGGCTAAACGACAATTCTATTGGTGGGAGCATACCTACACGAATATCAAATCTTGTTAGCCTAATTGAACTTAACCTGGGAGCTAACTTGTTAACAGGTAATATTCCATCTTCAATTGGAAAGCTCTCAAACTTGAATGCTTTGTACTTGAATGAAAACAAATTGATTGGGGAGATCCCATCTTCCTTTAACAACATGACTCAATTGCTATACCTCTATATGGACAGTAATAGCTTAGAAGGGAGCATACCACCAAGTCTTAGTATGTGCAGCCACCTGCAAAAGGTAATCCTTTGCCATAATAAATTAAATGGCACCATACCGGTGCAACTTCTCGGTCTTCCTCTAATCCAAATTAATTTGTCTCATAACTCCTTGACCGGTTTTTTACCACCAGATTTTGGAAACTTGAAATTTCTTATTGCACTAGACGTTTCATACAACAAATTTTCCAAAGAGATTCCAGCCCAGCTAGGGGCGTGTTTGGCCTTAGAAACACTTTATATGCAAGTAAACTCTTTTGAAGGAACCATTCCCGACTTAAGTCAGTTAGAAGGTATTCAATATCTTGATCTCTCTAACAACAACTTGTCAGGCCAAATCCCAAGGTATATGATTAATTTTCCCATGCAAAATTTGAACCTCTCTTTCAACAATCTCGAGGGAGAGGTACCTATAGAAGGGGTCTTCGGAAATGCTAGTGCAGTTGAAGTCAAAGGCAACATTGGTCTTTGTGGGGGGATCCAAAAGCTACATTTGCAGGCATGCCCCAAGAAACCTAGAAAGCATTTTGCTTTAAAGTTGAAATTGGCAATAAGCATTGCAGCTGCTTTCTGCTTGACATTGTTTTCTTTGATTGCTCTTTCCTGGTTGAAAAAGTCGAAGAAGAAATGCCTTTCCATTTCCACCTTTGGACCCTCCTACCAAAAGATCTCTTATAAAGAATTACGCAATGCAACTGATGGATTCTCTTTGAAGAATCTGATTGGAACAGGAAATTTTGGTAGTGTCTATAAAGGAAAACTTGGTCTAGATGAAACAATTGTTGCAGTCAAGGTACTCAATTGTCAAAAGCAAGGAGCCTCCAAGAGTTTCATTGCCGAATGCGAAGCCTTGAGGAACATTCGGCATCGAAACCTCGTTAAGATTCTGACTGCTTGTTCGAGTATTGATTTTGAGGGCAATGATTTCAAAGCTTTAGTCTATGAGTTCATGCCAAATGGAAGCTTGGAGATGTGGTTACATTCTGAAGATGGAGTCAAGCAACTGAGAAGTTTAAACCTTCTCCAAAGAATCAACATTGCATTAGATGTGGCTTCAGCTTTGTTTTATCTTCATCGTCATTGCCAAACCCCTATTATTCATTGTGATATAAAGCCAAGCAATATTCTTCTCGATGATGATCTGAATGCTCATATAagtgattttggtttggctAGACTCCTTTCAAAATCTGGGAAGGAAGCTTTTCATAATCAATTAAGCTCAGTGGGGATTAAGGGAACTGTTGGATATGTTGCTCCAG AGTATGGAATGGGTAGTCAACTTTCAACTAATGGGGATGTGTACAGCTTTGGGATTCTCTTATTGGAGATGTTAACTGGAAGAAGACCCACTGATAAATTGTTCAAAGATGACTTGAACCTTCACAACTTTGTTAAGTTGGCATTGCCAAGACGAGTGATGGAGATTGTGGACCATTCAATTTTCAATGAGGTAGGAGAATCTGATAACATGGTTACAAGTTGGAGTGACTGGACAAGTGGACACACTGAATGCTTGATATTAGTCTTTCAAATTGGACTTGCATGTTCAGCAGAATCTCCAATAGATAGAATGGACATGAGTAGAGTATCCCTGGAATTGCTTTCAAGTAGAAGGAAAATTCTTTTGGACCGAAAGTCTTGA
- the LOC115989452 gene encoding pentatricopeptide repeat-containing protein At2g29760, chloroplastic-like isoform X2 has translation MSQKLMATQSTPPVSLPRHSKSNNPNPYPLSPTVNNDRYPILSLINQCNSTKQLKQVHSQMLRTGLFFDPFSAGKLITASALSPFSSLDYARQVFDQIPQPNLFTWNTLIRAYASSPDPTQSLLVFLQLLHHCEHFPDKFTFPFVIKAASELKAFRVGRAFHGMVIKASLSSDVYILNSLVHFYGSCGDLDLAYAVFVKTPQKDVVSWNSMITAFAQGGCPEEALELFRGMEKENVKPNDVTMVGVLSACTKKLDLEFGRWVCSYIERNEINLNLTLSNAMLDMYMKCGSFEDAKRLFDKMQEKDIFSWTTMLDGYAKLGEYDEARHVFDAMPSKDIAAWNALISAFEQNGKPKEALAVFRELQLSKDAKPDEVTLVCALSASAQLGAMDLGRWIDVYIKKHGIKLNCHLTTSLIDMYAKCGDLEKALEVFYSVERKDVFVWSATIAGLAMHGHGRAALDLFSKMLEAKVKPNAVTFTNLLCACSHTGLVNEGQRLFYQMEPVYGVVPGEKHYACMVDILGRSGRLQESVKLIEKMPILPTASVWGALLGACRLHGNIELAEQACSHLLELDPRNHGAYVLLSNIYAKTGKWDRVSGLRKIMRDFGLKKEPGCSSIEVNGIVHEFLVGDNSHKLSKEIYSKLVEIAAKLKSVGYVPNKSHLLQLVEEEDMKEQALNLHSEKLAIAYGLISMGPSQPIRVVKNLRVCGDCHSVAKLISGLYDREILLRDRYRFHHFRGGNCSCMDYW, from the exons ATGAGCCAAAAACTGATGGCAACTCAAAGCACCCCACCTGTCTCTCTACCACGTCACTCCAAGTCCAACAACCCAAACCCGTACCCGCTCTCCCCAACTGTCAATAACGACCGGTATCCAATACTATCACTGATCAACCAATGCAACAGTACGAAGCAGCTAAAGCAAGTCCATTCCCAAATGCTCCGTACAGGTCTCTTCTTCGACCCTTTTTCAGCCGGCAAGCTCATCACTGCCTCTGCTCTCTCACCCTTCTCTAGCCTCGACTACGCCCGCCAGGTGTTCGATCAAATTCCTCAACCAAATCTTTTTACTTGGAACACTCTCATTCGTGCTTATGCGTCCAGCCCTGACCCCACTCAGAGCCTTCTAGTCTTTCTGCAACTGCTTCATCACTGTGAACATTTTCCTGACAAATTCACTTTTCCTTTCGTGATCAAAGCGGCTTCGGAGCTCAAAGCTTTTCGGGTTGGGAGAGCGTTTCACGGGATGGTGATTAAAGCGTCGCTTAGTTCGGATGTCTATATTCTGAATTCACTCGTGCATTTTTATGGTTCGTGTGGGGATTTGGATTTGGCGTATGCGGTGTTTGTGAAAACTCCACAGAAAGATGTGGTTTCTTGGAATTCTATGATCACTGCTTTTGCACAAGGTGGTTGTCCTGAGGAGGCATTGGAGTTATTTAGGGGAATGGAGAAGGAGAATGTGAAGCCGAATGATGTGACAATGGTGGGTGTTCTTTCGGCTTGCACGAAGAAGTTGGATTTGGAGTTTGGGAGATGGGTGTGTTCCTATATTGAAAGGAATGAGATTAATTTGAACTTGACTCTGAGTAATGCAATGCTGGATATGTATATGAAATGTGGGAGCTTTGAAGATGCAAAAAGATTGTTTGATAAGATGCAAGAGAAGGATATTTTCTCTTGGACAACTATGCTTGATGGATATGCTAAGTTAGGGGAATATGATGAGGCTCGACATGTTTTTGATGCAATGCCTAGTAAAGATATAGCTGCATGGAATGCACTGATTTCTGCTTTTGAACAGAATGGCAAGCCAAAGGAGGCTTTGGCTGTTTTTCGTGAGTTGCAGCTCAGTAAGGATGCAAAACCGGATGAGGTCACTCTTGTTTGTGCTCTATCAGCTTCTGCTCAGTTAGGAGCAATGGATTTAGGCAGGTGGATTGATGtgtacataaagaaacatgGGATTAAGTTAAATTGTCATCTCACTACCTCTCTTATTGACATGTATGCTAAGTGTGGGGATCTAGAGAAAGCACTTGAGGTATTTTATTCGGTGGAAAGAAAagatgtgtttgtttggagtgCCACCATTGCTGGTCTGGCAATGCATGGCCATGGGAGGGCTGCATTAGATTTGTTCTCAAAGATGTTAGAAGCTAAGGTCAAGCCCAATGCTGTGACTTTCACGAATCTATTATGCGCCTGTAGCCACACAGGATTAGTAAACGAGGGACAAAGGTTATTCTATCAAATGGAGCCAGTTTATGGGGTTGTTCCTGGAGAGAAGCATTACGCTTGCATGGTTGATATTCTTGGTCGTTCGGGCCGTCTGCAAGAATCTGTCAAATTGATAGAGAAAATGCCCATACTTCCTACCGCTTCTGTATGGGGGGCTCTGCTTGGGGCCTGTAGACTTCATGGGAATATTGAGCTTGCTGAGCAGGCTTGTAGCCATTTGCTTGAGTTGGACCCTAGAAATCATGGAGCCTATGTGCTTTTGTCGAACATATATGCTAAAACAGGGAAATGGGATAGAGTTTCAGGGTTAAGGAAGATTATGAGAGATTTTGGACTAAAGAAAGAACCAGGTTGTAGTTCAATTGAGGTCAACGGAATTGTTCATGAGTTTCTAGTTG GTGATAATTCTCACAAGCTATCTAAGGAAATCTACTCAAAATTGGTTGAGATTGCAGCAAAATTGAAGTCAGTTGGTTATGTGCCAAACAAGTCCCATCTCCTGCAACTtgttgaagaagaagacatgAAAGAGCAGGCCCTAAACCTTCACAGTGAGAAGTTAGCAATTGCCTATGGGCTTATTAGTATGGGCCCATCTCAACCGATTCGAGTTGTGAAGAATCTTCGTGTTTGTGGGGACTGTCACTCGGTTGCTAAGCTCATATCTGGGCTTTATGATAGAGAGATACTTCTAAGAGACCGTTATCGCTTCCATCATTTTAGAGGAGGAAATTGCTCATGTATGGATTATTGGTGA
- the LOC115989452 gene encoding pentatricopeptide repeat-containing protein At2g29760, chloroplastic-like isoform X1, whose translation MSQKLMATQSTPPVSLPRHSKSNNPNPYPLSPTVNNDRYPILSLINQCNSTKQLKQVHSQMLRTGLFFDPFSAGKLITASALSPFSSLDYARQVFDQIPQPNLFTWNTLIRAYASSPDPTQSLLVFLQLLHHCEHFPDKFTFPFVIKAASELKAFRVGRAFHGMVIKASLSSDVYILNSLVHFYGSCGDLDLAYAVFVKTPQKDVVSWNSMITAFAQGGCPEEALELFRGMEKENVKPNDVTMVGVLSACTKKLDLEFGRWVCSYIERNEINLNLTLSNAMLDMYMKCGSFEDAKRLFDKMQEKDIFSWTTMLDGYAKLGEYDEARHVFDAMPSKDIAAWNALISAFEQNGKPKEALAVFRELQLSKDAKPDEVTLVCALSASAQLGAMDLGRWIDVYIKKHGIKLNCHLTTSLIDMYAKCGDLEKALEVFYSVERKDVFVWSATIAGLAMHGHGRAALDLFSKMLEAKVKPNAVTFTNLLCACSHTGLVNEGQRLFYQMEPVYGVVPGEKHYACMVDILGRSGRLQESVKLIEKMPILPTASVWGALLGACRLHGNIELAEQACSHLLELDPRNHGAYVLLSNIYAKTGKWDRVSGLRKIMRDFGLKKEPGCSSIEVNGIVHEFLVGDNSHKLSKEIYSKLVEIAAKLKSVGYVPNKSHLLQLVEEEDMKEQALNLHSEKLAIAYGLISMGPSQPIRVVKNLRVCGDCHSVAKLISGLYDREILLRDRYRFHHFRGGNCSCMDYW comes from the exons ATGAGCCAAAAACTGATGGCAACTCAAAGCACCCCACCTGTCTCTCTACCACGTCACTCCAAGTCCAACAACCCAAACCCGTACCCGCTCTCCCCAACTGTCAATAACGACCGGTATCCAATACTATCACTGATCAACCAATGCAACAGTACGAAGCAGCTAAAGCAAGTCCATTCCCAAATGCTCCGTACAGGTCTCTTCTTCGACCCTTTTTCAGCCGGCAAGCTCATCACTGCCTCTGCTCTCTCACCCTTCTCTAGCCTCGACTACGCCCGCCAGGTGTTCGATCAAATTCCTCAACCAAATCTTTTTACTTGGAACACTCTCATTCGTGCTTATGCGTCCAGCCCTGACCCCACTCAGAGCCTTCTAGTCTTTCTGCAACTGCTTCATCACTGTGAACATTTTCCTGACAAATTCACTTTTCCTTTCGTGATCAAAGCGGCTTCGGAGCTCAAAGCTTTTCGGGTTGGGAGAGCGTTTCACGGGATGGTGATTAAAGCGTCGCTTAGTTCGGATGTCTATATTCTGAATTCACTCGTGCATTTTTATGGTTCGTGTGGGGATTTGGATTTGGCGTATGCGGTGTTTGTGAAAACTCCACAGAAAGATGTGGTTTCTTGGAATTCTATGATCACTGCTTTTGCACAAGGTGGTTGTCCTGAGGAGGCATTGGAGTTATTTAGGGGAATGGAGAAGGAGAATGTGAAGCCGAATGATGTGACAATGGTGGGTGTTCTTTCGGCTTGCACGAAGAAGTTGGATTTGGAGTTTGGGAGATGGGTGTGTTCCTATATTGAAAGGAATGAGATTAATTTGAACTTGACTCTGAGTAATGCAATGCTGGATATGTATATGAAATGTGGGAGCTTTGAAGATGCAAAAAGATTGTTTGATAAGATGCAAGAGAAGGATATTTTCTCTTGGACAACTATGCTTGATGGATATGCTAAGTTAGGGGAATATGATGAGGCTCGACATGTTTTTGATGCAATGCCTAGTAAAGATATAGCTGCATGGAATGCACTGATTTCTGCTTTTGAACAGAATGGCAAGCCAAAGGAGGCTTTGGCTGTTTTTCGTGAGTTGCAGCTCAGTAAGGATGCAAAACCGGATGAGGTCACTCTTGTTTGTGCTCTATCAGCTTCTGCTCAGTTAGGAGCAATGGATTTAGGCAGGTGGATTGATGtgtacataaagaaacatgGGATTAAGTTAAATTGTCATCTCACTACCTCTCTTATTGACATGTATGCTAAGTGTGGGGATCTAGAGAAAGCACTTGAGGTATTTTATTCGGTGGAAAGAAAagatgtgtttgtttggagtgCCACCATTGCTGGTCTGGCAATGCATGGCCATGGGAGGGCTGCATTAGATTTGTTCTCAAAGATGTTAGAAGCTAAGGTCAAGCCCAATGCTGTGACTTTCACGAATCTATTATGCGCCTGTAGCCACACAGGATTAGTAAACGAGGGACAAAGGTTATTCTATCAAATGGAGCCAGTTTATGGGGTTGTTCCTGGAGAGAAGCATTACGCTTGCATGGTTGATATTCTTGGTCGTTCGGGCCGTCTGCAAGAATCTGTCAAATTGATAGAGAAAATGCCCATACTTCCTACCGCTTCTGTATGGGGGGCTCTGCTTGGGGCCTGTAGACTTCATGGGAATATTGAGCTTGCTGAGCAGGCTTGTAGCCATTTGCTTGAGTTGGACCCTAGAAATCATGGAGCCTATGTGCTTTTGTCGAACATATATGCTAAAACAGGGAAATGGGATAGAGTTTCAGGGTTAAGGAAGATTATGAGAGATTTTGGACTAAAGAAAGAACCAGGTTGTAGTTCAATTGAG GTCAATGGAATTGTTCATGAGTTTCTAGTTGGTGATAATTCTCACAAGCTATCTAAGGAAATCTACTCAAAATTGGTTGAGATTGCAGCAAAATTGAAGTCAGTTGGTTATGTGCCAAACAAGTCCCATCTCCTGCAACTtgttgaagaagaagacatgAAAGAGCAGGCCCTAAACCTTCACAGTGAGAAGTTAGCAATTGCCTATGGGCTTATTAGTATGGGCCCATCTCAACCGATTCGAGTTGTGAAGAATCTTCGTGTTTGTGGGGACTGTCACTCGGTTGCTAAGCTCATATCTGGGCTTTATGATAGAGAGATACTTCTAAGAGACCGTTATCGCTTCCATCATTTTAGAGGAGGAAATTGCTCATGTATGGATTATTGGTGA
- the LOC115953482 gene encoding putative receptor-like protein kinase At3g47110 has protein sequence MCKSKLHSGMGFRNLEAFNLAMLAKQGWRMLSNPSSLVARVFKARYFPHDEILNSKKGTSPSYAWRRIHISLDVLRKETRWRVGNGRRIHIWEDKWLPTPTTYKVTSLPTDFEDFPMVVSLIDLDTRWWKADTVLAAPFTAKVTKALTLLHGALFASEMEVFHAIFELDALSLIQSINLGAVGGSLPSKVGNLKLLVALDVSYNKLFTKIPDQLGDCLSLETLYMQGNFFEGTIPDLRKLKGIQYLDLSHSILSGQIPSYMVNFPMLQNLNLSFNNLEGEVHVKGVFRNASAVEVYGNSALCGGIQELHMQACPSQGSKKHRKHVAFKLILAISIAAAFCLTSISLFTLSWLRKLKKKCLSISSFGRTYQKISYEELLNATDGFSLRNLIGSGNFGSVYKGKLSLDEPTVAVKVLNLQKQGASKTFIAECEALRNILHRNLVKIVTTCLSIDFGGKDYKALVYEFMPNGSLEMWLHPEDGLSQLRNLNLLQRMKIAMDVASALLYRHHHCQTPIIHCDLKPSNILLNDDLTAHNTEWVVSFQLMGMYTALGFSCWKRSLEDNPTDELFKDDLNLHNFVKLALPGRAMEILDQSVFNKAGENKNIFTCRSDWTCEHTECLILVFQIGLACLVESLGDRTEMRRVALELLSIKGKFLSTKTHEMKIQSSVNK, from the exons ATGTGTAAATCAAAGCTTCACAGTGGGATGGGCTTTAGGAACCTTGAGGCTTTCAACTTGGCAATGCTAGCCAAGCAAGGTTGGAGAATGTTGTCAAACCCAAGCTCTCTTGTTGCTCGAGTATTCAAGGCAAGGTACTTCCCTCATGATGAGATACTTAATTCTAAGAAGGGAACCAGCCCCTCTTATGCTTGGAGAAGAATCCATATTAGCCTTGATGTGCTAAGGAAGGAGACAAGGTGGAGAGTGGGCAATGGTAGAAGAATCCATATTTGGGAGGACAAGTGGCTACCAACTCCAACAACCTACAAAGTGACCTCCCTTCCAACAGACTTTGAGGATTTCCCTATGGTTGTTTCTCTTATTGATTTGGATACCAGATGGTGGAAAGCAGACACG GTCCTTGCAGCCCCTTTCACAGCAAAAGTGACTAAAGCTCTCACTTTGCTCCATGGTGCTTTATTTGCCTCGGAAATGGAGGTTTTCCATGCAATCTTTGAGTTAGATGCCCTCTCTCTCATCCAATCAATTAACTTAGGGGCTGTGGGAG GTTCTTTACCATCAAAAGTTGGAAACCTGAAACTTCTTGTTGCACTAGACGTTTCATACAACAAACTTTTCACTAAGATTCCAGACCAGCTAGGGGACTGTTTGTCCTTAGAAACACTTTATATGCAAGGAAACTTCTTTGAAGGAACCATTCCTGACCTAAGAAAGCTAAAAGGTATTCAATATCTTGATCTTTCCCACAGCATCTTGTCTGGCCAAATCCCAAGCTATATGGTTAATTTTCCCATGTTGCAAAATTTAAACCTATCTTTCAACAATCTTGAGGGAGAGGTACATGTAAAAGGGGTCTTCAGAAATGCTAGCGCAGTTGAAGTCTATGGTAACAGTGCTCTTTGTGGGGGCATCCAAGAGCTGCATATGCAAGCATGCCCCAGTCAAGGATCCAAGAAACATAGAAAGCATGTTGCTTTTAAGTTGATACTGGCAATAAGCATTGCAGCTGCTTTCTGCTTAACATCAATCTCTTTATTTACTCTTTCCTGGTTGAGAAAGTTGAAGAAGAAATGCCTTTCCATTTCCTCCTTTGGACGCACCTACCAAAAGATTTCTTATGAAGAATTACTCAATGCAACCGATGGATTCTCTTTGAGGAATTTGATTGGTTCAGGTAATTTTGGTAGTGTCTACAAAGGAAAACTTAGTCTAGATGAACCAACTGTTGCAGTCAAGGTACTCAACCTTCAAAAGCAAGGAGCTTCCAAGACCTTCATTGCTGAATGCGAGGCCTTGAGGAACATACTGCATCGAAATCTTGTTAAGATTGTGACCACTTGTTTGAGTATTGATTTTGGGGGCAAAGATTATAAAGCTTTAGTGTATGAGTTCATGCCAAATGGGAGCTTGGAGATGTGGTTACATCCTGAAGATGGGCTCAGCCAACTGAGAAATTTAAATCTTCTCCAGAGAATGAAAATTGCAATGGATGTGGCTTCAGCTTTGCTTTATCGTCATCACCACTGCCAAACTCCTATCATTCACTGTGATCTTAAGCCAAGCAATATTCTTCTCAATGATGATTTGACTGCTCAT AATACGGAATGGGTAGTTAGCTTTCAACTAATGGGGATGTATACAGCTTTGGGATTTTCTTGTTGGAAACGTTCACTGGAAGACAACCCCACTGACGAACTATTCAAAGATGACTTGAACCTTCACAACTTTGTCAAGTTGGCATTGCCAGGACGAGCGATGGAGATTCTGGACCAATCAGTTTTCAACAAAGCAGGAGAAAATAAGAATATATTTACATGTCGGAGTGACTGGACATGCGAACATACTGAATGCTTGATATTGGTCTTTCAAATTGGACTTGCATGTTTAGTAGAATCTCTAGGAGATAGAACAGAGATGAGAAGAGTTGCCTTGGAATTGCTTTCAATCAAAGGTAAATTCCTTTCGACTAAAACTCATGAAATGAAAATCCAAAGCTCCGTCAACAAGTAA